One region of Zingiber officinale cultivar Zhangliang chromosome 7B, Zo_v1.1, whole genome shotgun sequence genomic DNA includes:
- the LOC122004758 gene encoding uncharacterized protein LOC122004758, which translates to MTTLHQYTDEVKCRVFLATLSGSTQCWFKRLLNESIHNFKNFRVVFLHHFTSSHRHQKSSVDLFSLKQGPKEALRVYIQHFNQVAMNIPAVSSDVLVNTFTQGPTEGEFFRSLIRKPPRDFNRLQKKVTKYINIEEA; encoded by the coding sequence ATGaccacacttcatcagtacactGACGAAGTTAAATGTCGGGTCTTCCTCGCCACCCTCTCTGGATCAACACAatgttggttcaagagattgctgAACGAATCAATCCACAACTTCAAGAACTTCCGGGTGGTATTTCTTCACCACTTCACCAGCAGCCATCGTCACCAGAAGTCGAGCGTGGATTTGTTCTCGCTGAAGCAAGGGCCCAAAGAAGCATTGAGAGTCTACATCCAACACTTCAATCAGGTAGCCATGAACATCCCAGCGGTCTCCTCAGATGTGTTGGTGAACACCTTCACCCAAGGGCCCACCGAGGGGGAATTCTTTCGATCGCTCATTCGAAAGCCGCCAAGGGACTTCAACCGCCTACAAAAGAAGGTCACCAAATACATCAACATAGAAGAAGCCTAG